A stretch of Pontibacter akesuensis DNA encodes these proteins:
- a CDS encoding ParA family protein gives MKIVIANQKGGVGKSTTCVLLANYLTLEKGEEVVLFDMDQQETVYATWERDRELYDNEPLYEVIKLELEEYPTYAADLDALKNAMHVLIDMPGRLDDDAILAVLKDADLLICPIAYERSVFESSHVFARVARHLNPHNHIVFLPTRLNKNIKYETKEKVREALSALGQLAPEITERVALQRIDTVSIGSEARQVVQEAFDYIYTHYFRGKA, from the coding sequence ATGAAAATTGTGATCGCAAACCAGAAAGGCGGGGTCGGCAAGTCCACCACCTGCGTGCTGCTGGCCAACTACCTTACCCTAGAAAAAGGCGAGGAGGTCGTGCTCTTTGACATGGACCAGCAGGAAACGGTGTACGCCACGTGGGAGCGCGACCGCGAACTCTACGACAACGAACCGCTTTACGAGGTGATCAAGCTGGAGCTGGAGGAGTACCCCACCTATGCGGCTGACCTGGACGCGCTCAAAAACGCCATGCACGTGCTCATCGACATGCCGGGCAGGCTGGACGATGACGCGATACTGGCCGTGCTCAAGGATGCCGACCTGCTTATCTGCCCCATCGCCTACGAGCGCAGCGTGTTTGAGTCCTCGCATGTGTTTGCCCGGGTAGCCCGTCACCTGAACCCCCACAACCACATCGTCTTTCTGCCCACCCGCCTCAACAAGAACATCAAGTACGAAACAAAGGAGAAAGTGCGCGAGGCACTTTCGGCCCTGGGGCAGCTGGCACCGGAGATAACCGAGCGCGTGGCCCTGCAGCGAATCGACACCGTTTCCATCGGTTCTGAGGCTC
- a CDS encoding relaxase/mobilization nuclease domain-containing protein has translation MIVKILSSAGTFAGVGYNEDKVEKGTAELLVAENFGMLQPVGGALGNADYTSYLQSWSKSESNAQRVRQPQFHAVLSCEGREKDASELVGIAAQYLQKMGYGENPHLIYFHSDTQNNHVHIVSTRVNREGRKIDDSFERTRSQKVLKEIMLQDMGTEIRAHVAKAMAYSFSTPAQFRLLLELEGVKVKETPTQLELVKYGTLISAVDKDTINKKISAYAAPDERIRQLRALLAKYRPGLSAGEFKAFLKGKFGVEIIYHQAKGQDTPYGYSVIDHAQKQVLKGSQLMKLSELLSPVSRSQQLGAAEAVVKKVSKSNSQIPFSAFKKELAALGFTVSKSGKVKRKGEKEAVLQVEPERMRALHYNERLRQANKYVITSETDIRILTHAFHLKPGSLKVDGPADRAPRRYTADRLNSMLANGHTLPAIFERNEWSLARSGGKYHLIDRRDREIYPMNKLTSQKLDFGGIPALNTDKAIAPESARRLEHRSAPVGGMLELIAELLLSNSQRENKQSERRKKRKRKR, from the coding sequence ATGATTGTAAAGATACTCTCCTCTGCCGGCACCTTCGCCGGGGTGGGCTACAACGAGGACAAGGTGGAGAAAGGAACTGCCGAGCTGCTGGTGGCCGAGAACTTCGGCATGCTGCAGCCTGTTGGGGGGGCGCTGGGCAATGCGGACTACACAAGCTACCTGCAGTCGTGGAGCAAATCCGAGAGCAACGCGCAGCGCGTCAGACAGCCCCAGTTCCATGCCGTGCTCTCCTGCGAGGGAAGAGAGAAAGACGCTTCCGAGCTGGTGGGAATCGCCGCGCAGTACCTGCAGAAAATGGGCTACGGGGAGAACCCGCACCTGATCTACTTCCACTCCGACACGCAAAACAACCACGTGCACATCGTCTCAACGCGCGTGAACCGAGAGGGAAGAAAGATAGACGATTCCTTTGAGCGCACCCGGTCCCAAAAGGTCCTAAAGGAAATCATGCTCCAGGATATGGGCACCGAGATCCGCGCGCACGTAGCCAAGGCGATGGCCTACAGCTTCTCCACCCCAGCGCAGTTCAGGCTGCTGCTGGAGCTAGAAGGGGTGAAGGTAAAGGAAACGCCCACCCAGCTAGAACTGGTCAAGTACGGCACGCTCATCAGTGCCGTGGACAAAGACACCATCAACAAAAAGATAAGCGCTTACGCGGCCCCTGACGAGCGCATACGGCAACTGCGGGCGCTGCTTGCCAAGTACAGGCCGGGTCTTTCTGCCGGGGAGTTCAAGGCTTTCCTGAAGGGGAAGTTCGGGGTAGAGATCATCTACCACCAGGCAAAGGGCCAGGATACGCCTTACGGTTACTCGGTGATCGACCACGCCCAAAAGCAGGTACTCAAAGGCTCGCAGCTGATGAAGCTAAGCGAGTTGCTCTCACCGGTGAGCAGGAGCCAGCAGTTGGGCGCTGCCGAGGCCGTGGTAAAAAAGGTTAGCAAATCCAACAGCCAGATACCCTTTAGCGCCTTCAAGAAAGAGCTGGCCGCCCTCGGCTTTACAGTAAGCAAGAGCGGCAAGGTAAAGCGGAAGGGTGAGAAGGAAGCGGTGCTGCAGGTGGAGCCCGAGCGCATGCGTGCCCTGCATTACAACGAGCGGCTGCGGCAGGCCAACAAGTACGTGATTACCAGCGAGACCGACATCAGGATACTTACCCATGCCTTCCACCTCAAGCCGGGCAGCTTGAAAGTGGACGGCCCGGCAGACAGGGCGCCGCGCCGCTACACGGCTGACCGGCTCAACAGCATGCTGGCCAACGGGCACACGCTGCCCGCTATTTTTGAGCGCAACGAGTGGAGCCTGGCCCGATCGGGGGGGAAGTATCACCTAATCGACAGAAGGGACAGGGAAATATACCCCATGAACAAGCTCACGAGCCAAAAACTGGACTTTGGCGGCATTCCAGCGCTTAACACTGATAAAGCCATTGCTCCGGAGTCCGCGCGCCGCCTGGAGCACCGCAGCGCCCCGGTAGGCGGCATGCTGGAGTTGATCGCTGAGTTGCTGCTGTCCAACAGCCAGCGAGAGAACAAGCAAAGCGAGCGCAGGAAAAAGAGGAAACGAAAACGCTAA
- a CDS encoding plasmid mobilization protein yields MEKEPEKQDWKPRGGRPKKRAEDRRNSVLKLYLTTKERSDLEAKAISSGYTDLSAYLRLRLFSEEGAGHNPKELFHAIDKTGAALKKVGTNLNQVVRYMHYLEKNNMVSEQTIAEYNQHFRKMIEVEEEYVKAIRAFLRTTR; encoded by the coding sequence ATGGAAAAGGAACCAGAGAAACAGGACTGGAAACCGCGCGGCGGCAGGCCAAAAAAGAGAGCGGAAGACCGGCGAAACAGCGTGCTGAAACTGTACCTGACAACGAAGGAGCGCAGTGACCTGGAGGCCAAGGCCATTTCGTCGGGCTACACCGATCTAAGCGCCTACCTCCGGCTGCGGCTGTTCTCTGAGGAGGGCGCTGGCCACAACCCGAAAGAGTTGTTCCATGCCATCGACAAGACCGGGGCGGCGCTCAAGAAGGTCGGCACCAACCTCAACCAGGTGGTGCGCTACATGCACTACCTGGAGAAAAACAACATGGTCAGCGAACAGACCATAGCCGAGTACAACCAGCACTTCCGGAAGATGATCGAGGTGGAGGAGGAGTACGTGAAAGCGATACGCGCCTTCCTTCGGACTACGCGCTGA
- a CDS encoding c-type cytochrome: MKRDHDKEFGSLLIKFSNLIGLSALTTMLLLLLVVIFRLTPAHTYLPDLNQVFQNSASNEVTEPIADGEMWKAPDLASLPATPEGDLIRYGHELVKNTAQHLGPEGSVLHISNGMNCQNCHLDAGTKPFGNNYALVASTYPKVRARSGMEEDVTKRVEDCFERSLNGTAPAKDSKEMQALAAYIQWIGKDVKRGDKVKGSGLLNIELLERAASPELGKAVYIQKCQVCHGEEGEGMKPAGSAVYVYPPLWGENSYNDGAGLYRISNFAKYVKANMPLGATYDNPQLTDEEAWDVAAYVNSLPRPKKDIRKDWPDISKKPFDHPFGPYTDGFSEERHKYGPYQKIKEER; the protein is encoded by the coding sequence ATGAAAAGAGATCATGACAAAGAGTTTGGAAGTCTGCTAATTAAGTTCTCTAATTTAATAGGCTTGAGCGCACTTACTACCATGCTACTGCTACTACTAGTAGTAATCTTCCGTTTAACTCCGGCTCATACATATCTTCCCGACCTGAACCAGGTTTTTCAGAATAGTGCTTCAAATGAAGTTACTGAACCTATAGCAGACGGTGAGATGTGGAAAGCCCCTGATTTGGCATCGCTACCTGCCACACCTGAGGGTGATCTGATACGCTATGGGCACGAACTGGTAAAAAACACAGCTCAACACCTTGGACCTGAAGGAAGTGTATTGCATATATCAAACGGAATGAACTGCCAGAACTGCCACTTGGATGCCGGCACGAAGCCCTTTGGTAATAATTATGCGTTAGTTGCGTCTACCTACCCTAAAGTTAGAGCAAGATCCGGAATGGAAGAGGATGTGACAAAGCGGGTAGAAGATTGCTTTGAACGTAGTTTAAACGGGACTGCACCTGCTAAAGACTCAAAGGAAATGCAGGCATTGGCTGCTTACATTCAATGGATTGGGAAAGACGTTAAGAGGGGAGATAAAGTAAAGGGCTCCGGTTTGCTAAATATAGAGCTGCTGGAACGTGCAGCCAGCCCTGAACTAGGCAAGGCAGTATACATACAGAAATGCCAGGTATGCCACGGCGAAGAAGGCGAAGGCATGAAACCAGCAGGAAGTGCGGTGTATGTGTACCCGCCACTATGGGGTGAAAATAGCTACAACGACGGCGCCGGTTTATACCGCATTTCCAATTTTGCCAAGTACGTGAAAGCTAATATGCCGCTGGGGGCAACGTATGATAACCCTCAACTGACCGATGAAGAAGCCTGGGATGTGGCCGCTTATGTGAATTCACTGCCGAGACCCAAGAAAGACATCCGCAAAGACTGGCCGGATATTTCGAAGAAACCATTCGACCATCCCTTTGGTCCTTACACCGACGGGTTCAGCGAAGAGCGGCACAAATACGGACCGTATCAGAAAATTAAAGAAGAACGATAA
- a CDS encoding bifunctional metallophosphatase/5'-nucleotidase: MKLNFKRFILSTLPVMGLAAFSSCQNTGKGETTASNAGIETITILQTADIHGQLMPHQEMFVENGAFVFKERGGMAHIQTLFKQVKAENPGGTVIVDGGDLIQGSAVAAMSEGDAIAPVIKAMDYDFLIPGNWEVIFGSQKMRSILASYGKPVVCANIYDEASSEMLYPPYIIKEMKGVKLGFISYNDPEVPVRQNPVFSKGLIFKGLENNLQPLIKELKVEKGVDILFLVTHLGISKQIYLADQPEMEGVDFVLGNDTHERIRKPLKRKYAQVVEPGGFGSFVGRLDLQVKDGKIVDQRYELIDVDPKKYPADPVVQKIVDEQIAPYKKQMDRVLGHTTEPLYRYLVVENALDNMITDAVRWKTGADIAISNGFRFGTPIVPDASGKAPITYSDIWNMLPVNENVKTGKATGQQIQNWMEQELHNVFAEKPLERFGGWVIRFSGMELTFKANAPKGERVQSITVGGKPLDLKREYTMAACRRTGEPDHVLCRMPNTKDPKVLDYTVHDVMEEYLKMNGTVSPKIDGRANVLDLESPVLSQLPNVDYTFR; the protein is encoded by the coding sequence ATGAAGCTGAACTTCAAAAGATTTATACTTTCTACCCTACCAGTTATGGGCTTAGCTGCATTTAGCTCTTGCCAGAACACAGGAAAGGGTGAAACCACAGCCAGCAACGCTGGCATCGAAACCATCACCATTTTACAGACAGCCGACATCCACGGCCAACTGATGCCCCACCAGGAGATGTTCGTAGAGAACGGCGCGTTTGTGTTCAAGGAACGTGGCGGCATGGCCCATATTCAAACACTCTTCAAGCAGGTAAAAGCGGAAAACCCTGGCGGAACTGTGATAGTGGACGGCGGCGACCTGATACAGGGAAGCGCCGTGGCCGCCATGTCGGAAGGAGATGCCATTGCCCCTGTTATCAAGGCAATGGATTATGACTTCCTGATTCCGGGTAACTGGGAAGTAATTTTCGGTAGCCAGAAAATGCGCAGCATACTGGCCTCGTATGGCAAGCCGGTGGTATGTGCCAACATCTATGATGAAGCCAGTTCAGAGATGCTGTACCCGCCTTATATCATCAAAGAAATGAAGGGGGTAAAGTTGGGCTTCATCTCCTACAACGACCCGGAAGTTCCTGTTCGCCAAAACCCGGTATTCAGCAAAGGGCTTATTTTTAAAGGTCTGGAAAATAACCTGCAACCGCTTATAAAAGAACTGAAAGTAGAAAAAGGCGTGGACATCCTGTTCCTGGTAACGCACCTGGGTATTTCGAAGCAAATCTACCTGGCTGATCAGCCTGAGATGGAAGGCGTTGATTTTGTATTGGGCAACGATACGCACGAGAGAATCAGAAAACCGCTGAAGCGCAAGTATGCGCAAGTGGTAGAACCGGGTGGCTTCGGTTCTTTTGTGGGTCGTTTGGACCTGCAGGTTAAAGACGGCAAAATAGTAGACCAGCGCTATGAACTCATTGATGTAGACCCAAAGAAATACCCGGCTGACCCTGTCGTACAGAAAATAGTGGACGAGCAGATAGCACCTTACAAGAAGCAAATGGATCGTGTGTTAGGCCATACTACGGAGCCGCTGTACCGCTACCTGGTAGTGGAGAATGCGCTGGATAACATGATCACCGACGCGGTTCGCTGGAAGACGGGCGCTGATATTGCCATCTCCAACGGCTTCCGGTTCGGTACCCCAATCGTACCGGATGCATCGGGTAAAGCGCCCATCACCTACAGCGACATCTGGAACATGCTGCCTGTAAACGAGAATGTGAAAACAGGCAAGGCTACTGGCCAGCAGATACAAAACTGGATGGAACAGGAACTGCACAACGTGTTTGCCGAGAAACCGCTGGAGCGTTTCGGGGGTTGGGTCATCCGTTTCTCCGGTATGGAATTGACCTTCAAAGCCAATGCCCCGAAAGGCGAGCGTGTGCAATCTATCACGGTTGGAGGGAAGCCGCTCGACTTGAAGCGTGAATATACCATGGCTGCCTGCCGCAGAACCGGTGAGCCAGACCATGTGCTGTGCCGCATGCCGAATACCAAAGACCCGAAAGTGCTGGATTATACCGTTCACGATGTGATGGAAGAGTACCTGAAAATGAATGGCACCGTATCACCGAAGATAGACGGAAGAGCCAACGTATTGGACCTGGAGTCGCCGGTACTTTCGCAGCTGCCAAACGTGGATTATACTTTCAGATAA
- a CDS encoding rhodanese-like domain-containing protein yields the protein MVMNYAVKLIAFVLLFGFSSCRQGTGGTNVNLNATEVKQLLASEQDIIVLDVRTPYEFQDGHLEGAVNIDYTSPDFEQEIAKLDTAATYLLYCKSGNRSSRATAVMQSHNFSNIYNATVGFDALQAAGVQPK from the coding sequence ATGGTTATGAACTATGCAGTAAAATTAATTGCCTTTGTGCTGCTTTTCGGATTTAGCAGTTGCCGGCAGGGAACAGGTGGTACAAACGTAAACTTGAATGCAACAGAAGTAAAGCAGCTTCTTGCGTCTGAGCAGGATATTATAGTGCTGGATGTACGCACCCCATATGAATTTCAGGACGGCCACCTGGAAGGCGCTGTTAATATAGACTATACTTCACCGGATTTTGAACAGGAAATAGCCAAACTGGATACAGCCGCCACCTACCTGCTGTACTGTAAATCCGGAAACAGAAGTAGCCGTGCCACAGCTGTCATGCAGAGCCATAATTTCAGTAACATTTACAACGCAACTGTAGGGTTTGATGCACTCCAAGCAGCAGGGGTACAACCAAAATAA
- a CDS encoding YeiH family protein: MEISSRRYIQLGIFWLLLLLIVITDLISAPIALFSGIVLGLVFGNPYPAKLSKFTKYSLQASVVGLGFGINLYQVAETGLLGFFYTAISLIATMVVGLLLAKLLGVEKKLNHLISAGTAICGGSAIAAVAPAIKASEKEISVALGVVFILNALALFVFPFIGKQLQLSQEQFGVWAAIAIHDTSSVVGAATLFGEKALEIATTLKLTRALWILPMVLITGFLFKSEGKASFPKFILFFLIASLFSTFLTSLSEVYGWLTLLARKGLVISLFLTGAGISMSLLRTISIRPFLQGVVLWLIVATGSLLAVYYVI; the protein is encoded by the coding sequence GTGGAGATTTCAAGCAGAAGATATATTCAACTAGGCATTTTCTGGCTCCTATTGTTGCTGATAGTAATAACCGACCTTATTAGTGCACCAATCGCTTTATTCTCAGGTATCGTGTTAGGACTGGTTTTCGGTAATCCGTATCCGGCAAAGCTGAGCAAATTTACGAAGTATTCTTTGCAGGCTTCCGTAGTAGGCTTGGGTTTCGGCATTAACCTGTACCAGGTGGCTGAAACCGGCTTACTAGGCTTTTTCTATACAGCCATCTCGCTTATTGCCACCATGGTGGTGGGGTTGCTATTAGCAAAGTTGTTAGGCGTGGAGAAAAAGCTGAATCACCTTATTTCTGCGGGTACGGCCATTTGCGGGGGAAGCGCCATTGCCGCTGTTGCCCCGGCTATCAAAGCATCAGAAAAGGAAATTTCCGTAGCGCTGGGCGTGGTGTTCATCCTGAATGCGCTGGCTTTGTTTGTTTTCCCATTCATCGGCAAGCAGCTGCAGCTATCGCAGGAACAGTTCGGGGTTTGGGCCGCCATTGCCATACATGATACCAGTTCCGTAGTGGGGGCTGCCACCCTGTTCGGTGAAAAAGCACTCGAGATTGCCACTACGCTTAAACTAACGCGGGCGCTGTGGATACTCCCAATGGTGCTGATCACGGGCTTTCTGTTTAAGTCTGAAGGCAAAGCAAGCTTCCCGAAGTTCATACTCTTCTTCCTAATTGCATCTCTGTTCAGCACTTTTCTAACTAGCCTCAGCGAAGTGTATGGCTGGCTGACCCTATTGGCCCGTAAAGGCTTGGTTATAAGCTTGTTTCTGACTGGAGCAGGCATCAGTATGTCACTGCTTAGAACCATTAGTATCAGGCCATTCTTGCAAGGAGTGGTGCTTTGGCTGATTGTGGCCACAGGCTCTCTGCTGGCAGTTTACTATGTAATTTAA
- a CDS encoding bifunctional metallophosphatase/5'-nucleotidase — protein sequence MEKQTNITILQLNDTHAYLEPHQEMFWESGTTIYRPAGGFAKIAGYLKQLRKEQKGVLALDCGDTFHGTYPAVASKGEVMVPVLNELSLAAMTAHWEFAYGPEQFRKLTAMLNYPMLAINVYEKATDKLVFAPYTLKEVNGLKIGIVGIACNIVDKTMPPHFSEGIYFTLGNEELPGYIQKLKQEEKVDLIVLISHLGFPQNMKLLSEVEGVNICLSSHTHYRTSKAVQQGQTIVIESGCHGSYLGRLDLTIQNCSISNYKHELVEVSDKIPDDAHMLELVQQAVRPYKQELSQKVGETATVLDRNNILESTMDNFLLQSMLHATGAELAFSNGWRYGAPIVTGSVTLNDLYNIIPMNPPIQTVELTGQELQDMLEENLEKTFSPDPYAQQGGFVKRCMSLRAFIKIEAPKGTRIQKLFVNDEELDLQRSYKASFVTEQGVPEKYGTNRSDSGIKAIEAMQQYLEKYSPVRADMLGTFTAV from the coding sequence ATGGAAAAACAAACGAACATAACCATTCTTCAGCTCAACGATACCCATGCCTATCTGGAGCCACACCAGGAAATGTTCTGGGAGAGTGGCACAACGATCTACCGTCCAGCAGGTGGCTTTGCCAAAATAGCAGGGTACTTAAAACAGCTTCGGAAAGAGCAAAAAGGCGTGCTGGCACTAGATTGCGGAGACACGTTTCACGGCACCTATCCAGCTGTTGCATCCAAAGGGGAAGTGATGGTACCTGTGCTGAACGAACTTAGCCTGGCAGCCATGACGGCACATTGGGAATTTGCCTACGGCCCGGAGCAGTTCAGGAAACTGACCGCCATGCTCAACTACCCTATGCTGGCTATCAATGTGTATGAGAAAGCTACAGATAAGCTGGTGTTTGCGCCTTACACGCTGAAAGAAGTAAATGGCTTGAAAATAGGTATAGTGGGCATTGCCTGTAACATCGTTGATAAGACCATGCCGCCCCATTTCAGCGAAGGCATCTATTTTACGCTGGGTAACGAAGAACTGCCCGGCTACATCCAAAAACTTAAGCAGGAAGAAAAAGTTGATCTCATTGTTCTGATCTCTCACCTGGGCTTTCCGCAGAATATGAAGTTGCTTTCCGAAGTGGAAGGCGTAAATATTTGCCTGAGTAGCCACACCCATTACCGTACCTCTAAAGCTGTGCAACAGGGGCAAACGATTGTAATAGAGTCCGGTTGTCATGGTTCCTACCTGGGGCGGCTGGATCTGACCATACAAAATTGCAGCATCTCCAACTATAAACATGAGCTGGTAGAAGTCTCGGATAAAATACCCGACGATGCCCACATGCTGGAGTTGGTGCAGCAAGCTGTTCGGCCTTACAAACAAGAGTTAAGCCAGAAAGTGGGGGAGACGGCTACTGTGCTGGACCGGAATAACATTCTGGAATCGACCATGGATAATTTTCTGCTGCAAAGTATGCTGCATGCAACAGGAGCAGAGCTGGCCTTTTCAAATGGCTGGCGTTACGGAGCGCCAATAGTTACTGGGTCTGTTACCCTGAACGACCTGTACAACATCATCCCCATGAATCCGCCTATACAAACGGTGGAACTGACGGGGCAGGAACTGCAGGACATGCTGGAAGAGAACCTGGAGAAAACGTTTTCACCGGATCCTTACGCACAGCAAGGGGGCTTTGTAAAACGATGTATGAGCTTAAGGGCCTTTATAAAAATAGAAGCACCCAAAGGCACCCGTATCCAAAAGCTTTTTGTAAATGACGAAGAACTAGACCTGCAACGAAGCTATAAAGCATCCTTCGTGACAGAGCAGGGCGTGCCGGAAAAGTATGGCACCAACCGCTCTGACTCAGGTATAAAGGCCATTGAAGCCATGCAACAATACCTGGAAAAGTACTCACCTGTCCGTGCTGATATGCTGGGCACGTTCACGGCAGTATAA
- a CDS encoding bifunctional metallophosphatase/5'-nucleotidase codes for MAGKEQKSISILHTNDMHGTYMPFLTTTDNATAQTGDAGRDTLITFDKAARIGGFAYLAGAVKNVRKEKGADNVLLVDGGDTFSDDQLGNLTKGEAMIRFMNGVNYDLMALGNHDFDYGLQRTRELQQMATFPMRAANITDDNTQQPVFGEPYFIKETNGVKVAILALGYRNTPKTGNPDNVKGLTFKVGQEVAQKYVPELRKKADIVVVLSHEGTAVDYKMAREVAGIDLIIGAHSHDILEPRTKIGQTYVVQAMSDAAVLGETELIIADDKLVDVKTHHHWLWNEQLQPDAAILALIGEQRKPHLDKLQEHVVESKAVIGRQYKSESPFDKLVGNLLLEGFKGDVAIMPGVGYGISFKLGPVTSEEVYKLLPHPSKIVTLTMTGQQLKQTLEQAAKNLKPVNKLEAVGGLIQTAGIHYEMDLTKPTGQRISKVQIKNQPVNDDQNYRVVTHNGLLTGLHNFDEIGKGQNINRTAQPLTDFIIQQLKEMKTVDMPANMGEVTIKR; via the coding sequence ATGGCAGGAAAGGAACAGAAATCGATCAGCATCTTGCATACCAACGACATGCACGGCACTTACATGCCATTCCTGACAACAACTGATAACGCGACAGCTCAAACCGGCGACGCTGGTCGTGACACGCTTATCACGTTCGATAAAGCAGCCAGGATTGGGGGTTTTGCCTACCTGGCCGGCGCTGTGAAGAATGTGCGAAAGGAGAAAGGTGCTGATAATGTGTTACTGGTTGATGGGGGCGATACCTTTAGTGACGACCAGCTGGGCAACCTGACGAAAGGAGAAGCCATGATCCGCTTCATGAATGGGGTGAACTATGATTTAATGGCGCTCGGAAACCATGATTTTGACTATGGTTTGCAGCGCACGCGCGAACTGCAGCAAATGGCAACCTTCCCGATGCGGGCAGCCAACATTACGGATGACAACACACAGCAACCTGTTTTCGGAGAGCCTTATTTCATCAAAGAAACGAACGGTGTTAAAGTGGCTATTCTGGCGCTTGGCTACCGCAATACGCCTAAGACCGGTAACCCGGACAATGTAAAAGGACTCACCTTTAAAGTGGGCCAGGAAGTCGCGCAAAAGTATGTGCCGGAGCTCCGAAAGAAAGCCGATATCGTGGTGGTGCTTTCACATGAAGGGACTGCGGTGGATTACAAAATGGCCCGAGAAGTAGCAGGCATAGACCTGATCATAGGCGCCCATAGCCACGACATCTTGGAGCCAAGAACAAAGATAGGGCAGACCTATGTGGTGCAGGCCATGTCTGATGCAGCGGTGCTGGGCGAAACAGAATTAATTATCGCTGATGATAAACTGGTTGATGTGAAAACGCATCATCATTGGCTCTGGAACGAGCAGTTACAGCCTGATGCAGCCATACTGGCGCTGATAGGTGAACAGCGCAAACCACACCTGGATAAGCTGCAAGAGCACGTGGTGGAAAGCAAGGCCGTCATAGGCAGACAGTATAAATCGGAAAGCCCGTTTGATAAACTGGTAGGCAATCTGCTGCTCGAAGGATTCAAAGGGGATGTGGCCATCATGCCGGGAGTAGGGTATGGTATCTCCTTTAAGCTAGGTCCTGTGACAAGTGAAGAAGTATACAAACTGTTGCCACACCCCTCCAAGATTGTGACCTTGACTATGACGGGTCAGCAATTAAAGCAGACACTGGAGCAGGCGGCCAAGAACCTGAAGCCTGTGAACAAACTGGAAGCGGTGGGAGGTCTTATACAGACAGCAGGCATCCACTACGAAATGGACCTTACCAAACCAACCGGACAACGAATCAGCAAGGTCCAAATTAAAAACCAGCCAGTAAATGACGACCAAAACTATAGGGTTGTTACCCACAACGGCTTGCTCACTGGGTTGCACAACTTCGATGAGATAGGAAAGGGGCAAAACATCAACAGAACAGCGCAACCACTTACAGACTTCATCATTCAGCAATTAAAGGAAATGAAGACAGTGGATATGCCAGCCAATATGGGCGAAGTAACCATCAAACGCTAA
- a CDS encoding sterol desaturase family protein, whose product MAKYWQIFLSSFTDYGNYLWQEVLNPGWGNYFYWLIGLSLFFWLLEIVKPWRTHQAILRKDFWLDGFYMFFNFFLFSLIGFNAISNIGVEAFNDFLALFGVTNLVAFEVQSWPVWGQLLTLFVVRDFIQWNVHRLLHRSEFLWRFHKVHHSVQQMGFAAHLRFHWGETVVYRIIEYIPLAMIGFGIQDFFLVHIFATSIGHFNHSNLHVPLGPLRYLFNNPQMHIWHHAKHMPHRYGANYGISLSVWDYLFGTVYMPEDGRDIALGFDDVAQYPESFVEQQLQPFLNNRSKGEPSRMGKEVKHLEKV is encoded by the coding sequence TTGGCAAAGTACTGGCAGATCTTTCTCTCGTCTTTTACGGATTACGGGAACTACCTTTGGCAGGAAGTTCTGAATCCGGGGTGGGGTAACTATTTCTACTGGCTGATTGGCTTATCGCTTTTCTTCTGGCTTTTAGAAATAGTTAAGCCCTGGCGTACCCATCAGGCAATACTCCGAAAAGATTTCTGGCTCGATGGCTTTTACATGTTCTTCAACTTCTTCCTGTTTTCGCTTATCGGGTTCAATGCCATTTCTAACATTGGTGTAGAAGCATTTAACGATTTCCTGGCGCTGTTTGGCGTTACGAACCTGGTCGCTTTTGAAGTGCAGTCATGGCCCGTTTGGGGGCAGCTGCTCACTTTGTTTGTAGTCCGTGATTTTATACAATGGAACGTACACCGGCTGCTGCACCGCTCCGAATTTCTGTGGCGCTTTCACAAGGTACATCATTCGGTGCAACAAATGGGCTTTGCAGCGCACCTGCGCTTCCATTGGGGCGAGACGGTAGTTTACAGAATTATAGAGTATATACCACTGGCCATGATAGGCTTCGGAATTCAGGACTTCTTTCTAGTGCACATTTTTGCGACTTCTATTGGCCACTTTAACCATTCCAACCTCCATGTTCCGTTAGGTCCGTTGCGCTACCTGTTCAACAATCCGCAAATGCATATCTGGCACCACGCCAAACATATGCCCCATCGCTACGGCGCAAACTATGGCATCAGCTTAAGTGTTTGGGATTACCTGTTCGGAACGGTTTATATGCCCGAAGATGGCCGTGATATTGCGCTGGGCTTTGATGATGTAGCGCAGTATCCGGAGTCGTTTGTAGAGCAGCAGTTACAACCCTTCCTGAACAATCGCTCGAAGGGTGAGCCAAGTAGAATGGGAAAAGAAGTAAAGCACCTGGAGAAAGTATAA